From Lentimicrobiaceae bacterium, a single genomic window includes:
- a CDS encoding HmuY family protein, which produces MIKRNRFVLMLGISVVLLTSCFKEDEKVVPARPGDVTTKVIELLPDYSYQVYFKLSTNEETGRNLKDIWDISLTTTADDYTLFLNSSRFVKIAHTESDNFDVTYSTEGFVWQFDESTGNPLGNAIGKWWTDGPDGPVSLNEVLLVDKGIDADGLPAGFLKIQPQLNPLTKVVSIRIANLNGSDERIFSFNKIEGFRVVSMSFDNGQNEIQPEPPAESWDLVFTQYTTLLFTDTGEPYPYLVTGVLINDTLVSAVMDSITPFETITREFADGLIFSTQKDVIGYDWKKVIGDVTSGNVTYSAIPKMVYIIKDADGFYYKLRFVDFYNNLGQKGYPTFEYQKL; this is translated from the coding sequence ATGATAAAAAGGAATAGGTTCGTCCTGATGTTGGGCATTTCTGTTGTTTTGCTGACCTCCTGCTTTAAAGAGGATGAAAAGGTGGTGCCTGCCCGGCCCGGTGATGTGACAACCAAAGTGATTGAACTGCTGCCTGATTATAGCTATCAGGTTTATTTTAAATTGTCAACGAATGAAGAAACGGGCAGAAATCTGAAAGATATCTGGGATATTAGTCTGACTACAACAGCCGATGATTATACACTTTTTCTGAACTCTTCGCGATTTGTTAAAATTGCACACACTGAATCAGATAACTTTGATGTAACTTACTCTACCGAAGGCTTTGTATGGCAGTTTGATGAATCAACCGGTAATCCCCTGGGAAATGCTATAGGAAAATGGTGGACTGATGGGCCTGACGGCCCTGTGAGTCTCAACGAAGTTTTGTTGGTTGATAAAGGGATTGATGCAGATGGGCTACCGGCTGGCTTTCTGAAAATTCAGCCTCAGCTTAATCCATTAACCAAAGTTGTTAGTATCAGAATAGCTAACCTCAATGGATCTGATGAGCGAATATTCAGTTTTAATAAAATTGAAGGATTCAGAGTTGTTTCTATGTCGTTTGATAATGGTCAGAATGAAATTCAACCTGAACCTCCGGCTGAATCATGGGATCTTGTTTTTACGCAATATACAACGCTGCTTTTTACTGATACCGGTGAACCATATCCCTATTTGGTTACGGGTGTGCTCATAAATGATACACTGGTTTCAGCAGTGATGGATTCTATTACACCTTTTGAAACAATTACCCGCGAGTTTGCTGATGGTTTGATCTTTTCAACGCAAAAAGATGTAATTGGTTATGACTGGAAAAAAGTGATTGGTGATGTAACTTCAGGAAATGTTACTTATTCTGCCATCCCCAAAATGGTTTACATTATTAAAGATGCTGATGGTTTTTATTATAAACTGAGATTTGTGGATTTTTATAATAATCTCGGTCAGAAAGGTTATCCAACGTTTGAATATCAGAAGTTGTGA
- a CDS encoding flavin reductase family protein, which translates to MYKSFDPTKIPHSALHKLMLGAIAPRPIAFASTIDKEGRPNLSPFSFFNAFGVNPSTIIFSPSRRGRDNTTKDTFENLKEVPEVVINAVTFSMVEQVSLASTEFAKGVNEFEKAGFTALPSEKVKPFRVKESPVQWECRVRNIIETGQGGGAANLVICEVLLVHVNENFLTVDGQINTPAIDLIGRMGGDYYVRAHGNALFEVEKPLQKPAIGIDALPYNLRFSPVLTGNELGRLGSVEFPPTDHELKMAAQRNDVSIILDHPVLTEDAKLEKLHETIRKVLIEGHKREALSIGYLL; encoded by the coding sequence ATGTACAAATCATTTGATCCGACAAAAATCCCGCATTCAGCCCTTCATAAGCTGATGCTGGGCGCTATTGCACCCCGTCCAATTGCATTTGCCAGTACCATTGACAAGGAAGGCCGCCCTAATCTATCGCCCTTCAGTTTCTTTAATGCTTTTGGGGTGAATCCCAGTACGATTATTTTCAGCCCGTCACGGCGTGGGCGCGACAATACGACGAAAGACACTTTTGAAAATCTGAAAGAAGTTCCGGAAGTGGTTATCAATGCGGTAACTTTCAGTATGGTTGAGCAGGTAAGTCTGGCAAGCACCGAATTTGCAAAAGGGGTAAATGAATTTGAGAAAGCTGGATTTACAGCCCTGCCTTCCGAAAAAGTAAAACCATTCAGGGTGAAAGAATCGCCGGTGCAGTGGGAGTGTCGCGTACGTAATATTATTGAAACAGGCCAGGGCGGTGGAGCAGCAAATCTGGTCATCTGCGAAGTTTTGCTGGTGCATGTAAATGAAAATTTTTTGACTGTTGACGGCCAAATCAATACACCCGCCATTGACCTCATCGGGCGAATGGGTGGCGACTATTATGTTAGAGCCCACGGAAATGCCCTATTTGAAGTAGAAAAACCCCTGCAAAAGCCAGCCATTGGAATCGATGCCCTTCCTTATAACCTTCGCTTCAGCCCCGTGCTAACCGGCAATGAGTTGGGCCGCCTGGGCTCTGTCGAGTTCCCTCCTACTGACCATGAACTAAAAATGGCCGCTCAACGAAATGACGTCAGCATCATTCTTGACCATCCTGTTCTTACCGAAGACGCTAAACTGGAAAAACTTCATGAAACCATTAGAAAAGTGCTGATCGAAGGTCACAAAAGAGAGGCATTGTCCATAGGCTATCTGCTTTGA
- the fahA gene encoding fumarylacetoacetase — MISKTNPELKSWIEVDSKSDFPIQNIPFGIARHKDGAITAVTRIGDFIIDLAALERLGYFLPTHLHLATKFRQNTLNDFIAMGQNAWRAVRNRIIEIFQENNPELRDKQGLRRLIVIPSEDSEMLMPVKVTDYTDFYSSIEHATNIGKMLRDPENALLPNWRHLPVGYHGRASSIFVSGTNIHRPKGQTMPQGAVSPAFGPSKMLDFELEVAFVVGSTTQAGESITTEKAEENIFGFLLFNDLSARDIQAWEYAPLGPFLSKNFGSIVSPWIVSLDALEPFRVKGPVQEPDVLPYLKTEGLRNFDINLEVIIKPENGQENTVCRSNFKYMYWNICQQLAHHTINGCNISVGDLYASGTISGPEPGSYGSMMELTWKGANPITLSDGSVRKFIHDNDTTIIRGFCEKDGLRIGFGECVTKILPAKE, encoded by the coding sequence ATGATTTCAAAAACAAACCCGGAACTCAAATCGTGGATTGAGGTTGACAGCAAAAGTGATTTCCCGATTCAAAACATACCATTTGGAATTGCCCGACATAAAGACGGTGCAATAACAGCAGTAACCAGAATTGGTGATTTTATTATTGACCTGGCTGCTCTTGAACGGCTGGGTTATTTCCTGCCTACACATCTGCATTTAGCAACCAAATTCAGGCAGAATACACTCAATGACTTTATTGCCATGGGGCAAAACGCCTGGAGAGCCGTAAGAAACAGAATAATAGAAATTTTTCAGGAAAACAATCCGGAACTCCGCGACAAACAAGGGCTCAGACGATTGATTGTAATTCCATCTGAAGATTCTGAAATGCTAATGCCAGTAAAAGTTACGGATTACACTGACTTTTATTCGAGTATTGAGCATGCAACCAATATTGGTAAAATGCTGCGTGATCCGGAAAACGCTTTGTTACCCAATTGGCGTCACCTGCCGGTTGGATATCACGGCAGAGCGTCCTCTATTTTTGTTTCTGGTACAAATATTCACCGGCCCAAAGGGCAAACCATGCCACAAGGGGCAGTTTCTCCGGCATTTGGCCCCAGCAAAATGCTTGACTTTGAACTCGAAGTTGCATTTGTGGTAGGCTCTACAACCCAAGCGGGCGAAAGTATCACTACCGAAAAAGCTGAAGAGAATATTTTTGGCTTTTTACTATTTAATGATTTATCGGCCCGTGATATTCAAGCCTGGGAGTATGCGCCACTGGGACCCTTTCTTTCAAAAAATTTCGGTTCAATTGTATCGCCCTGGATTGTCAGCCTTGATGCATTAGAGCCTTTCAGAGTAAAAGGCCCTGTTCAGGAGCCCGATGTGTTGCCCTATCTGAAAACCGAAGGTTTGAGAAACTTTGACATCAACCTTGAAGTCATCATCAAACCCGAGAACGGACAAGAAAATACCGTTTGCAGGTCAAATTTCAAATATATGTACTGGAATATCTGTCAGCAGCTGGCACATCATACCATTAATGGTTGTAATATTTCAGTCGGAGATTTATATGCCTCCGGTACTATCAGCGGACCAGAACCAGGTTCTTATGGTTCAATGATGGAACTAACATGGAAAGGGGCAAATCCGATAACTTTGAGCGACGGAAGTGTGCGCAAATTTATTCATGACAATGACACGACAATTATCAGAGGATTTTGCGAAAAGGACGGGCTTAGAATCGGGTTTGGTGAATGTGTAACCAAAATTCTGCCAGCAAAAGAATAA